The Erpetoichthys calabaricus chromosome 16, fErpCal1.3, whole genome shotgun sequence sequence agtggcttgacacaaggaatgcgacagctgaaacccatgtcttgcatacgtctgtgcctggtggttcttgaagcactgactccagctgtagtccactctttgtgaatctcccccacattttggaatgggttttgtttcacaatcctctccagggtgcggttatccctattgcttgtacacttttttctaccacatcttgtccttcccttcgcctctctattaatgtgcttggacacagagctctgtgaacagccagcctctttagcaatgaccttttgtgtcttgccctccttgtgcaaggtgtcaatggtcgtcttttggacaactgtcaagtcagcagtcttccccatgattgtgtatcctacagaactggactgagagaccatttaaaggcttttgtaggtgttttgagttaattagctgattagagtgtggcaccaggtgtcttcaatattgaaccttttcacaatattctaattttccgagatactgaatttgggactttcattagttgtcagttataatcatcaacattaaaagaaataaatatttgaaatacatcagtctgtgtgtaatgaatgaatctaatatacaagtttcactttttgaatggaattactgaaataaaatcaactttgtcatgatattctaattttatgaccagcacctgtacctTTCAATTATATAAACTCACCTGGATAGTTATATGGCATCACGTCGTTGATCATTTTAGAATATTTGGTGTATGGGCTGATTAGTGGGAAGATGACAGCTGCAGACAGAAAGAGATTATTAAACAAACAAGACGTATTTTAAATGGTacgtttttttaaagaataaagcTAAACCTCTCGTTCTGTCAAGAGCGAACTTACCGAGTCCTCCAATGGCAAATGACACCGTTATCACCGGTTCTTTGGCCCAAGCATTTTTCAGGAACGAGGCAATTCCTTAACGAAGAGAGCCACTGAATTACTTGCCAGTATGAAACAGCGAACAGATACTGTCTACACCTAAATATATACCTATGAACCATGTGACAGTACCTTCTAGATCAGAAGCAATGACTCCTCAAATTCACTCTCAGGCATAACATTGTAATATAACATTCATTTTGAGCGACATACCTTAATCCACCCACAAGGTGACCTACAAATCCCCGCTCTCACTATTGCAGAGATCGCAAAATCAAGATAAGGCTAAACTCCTATTTGAGACTAACTGTAATTAAATTATAGATCATATAGTAAATATGTTAACTTACTTCCAGCCATACTGCTTCTGCGCTCCCCAAAACTGACACTGATCCTTTCAAAGGCCTTAAATgttgtgggatttgtagttttgCTCAGAGTGCTACGCGTATTTCCTCCGGGTGATATTTTGGCTCAATCTTTGGTTCCGAATGCAAATGTAACGTAGAAGCAAGCTACTTCTCCTGGCATGCGCAAATGAAACAACCCGTCCCTTTGAAATGACGTAATTATTTGCGACAAGAATATTTTCAGCCGGGTTTGGCACACCACAGAACTTTGCAAGAACTTTGATTTTGAGACGCTTTTAAAGAAACCGTGAACCGAAGatgtaaattcattaaaaaaaaaagttgtgtaatTAGTATAAGCAGTAACGGCTggtaagttattttattatttcaatatttGATTTTGTAAATGCAAATTAATCTCCACACTGAAAAAAGCTGGATATTCTTTTACCTACAAAGTATggttataatattatttataaatcGCTTAATCAGATATCGTGTTAACATAAACTAATGTATTGGCCACGTCCCAATGGGTATGCTTATAAATACTTATTGTGCTGTTTTAGTAGGATATAAAAATGTCTTCTTTCCCATATCTGCACCCATCATTTTTCATATCATTAGTAAACTGTACGACTaacatttttcttactttttaataccaataaaatattaaaattacatttatactgTCTTTGTacaatgttatgttttctttacAATATCATTATAATCTCCAGTTGTATGTTAAAAATGTTGTTCTTTAAATTATATGTAGGCACTTGTTTTGAGGTGTACACAGTGTGAAATTTATAAAGAATGTAGAAATTTAACATACcattcagtttttaaaaacatgttaatgAGGACAGTCGATTTACACTTTTAACACTTTTAGTTGTTCTTGTTTTATGTTATATGATTAGAGTTCTACTAAAAGCAGAAAGTGTTCATAACCCGCCTATTGATAAGTTAAGACCATTCTCATCTTCTACCTCATATAGAGTGTATTGCTTATAAAATCTTCGAAGTACAGGTTATATAGAGCAAATGGAAATGTTTTTAGAAGAGAAATGGAATATCCTAAGGAAGGTACAGTGCCTGCTGTATACGTATACAAATGTACAGCATATATTTGTTGCCTCTTTGAAGTTTGCATGAAAACATATCTGAACTGCATGTGCACAAACATAATATGGGTTCTGCTGTTCTGTACACAGCAAGGATGATGGATGACTTTTCTGACCTTACTCTGCCTCCACTGTTTGGTGGACACATCTTGGAGGCAGAACTCGAAACAGAGGGAGTTGAGTTTGTAGACGCCGGCGGAGTTTCTGAAAATCAAGTAGATGAATGGAAGGAGAAACAAAAACGGGAGACAGATCGGCAAAAGTATTTGAGTCTGAGCAGACGGTGTAGAGAAATTGAGCAGGTCAGTATTTGGTCAGAAGATTACACCAAATTTAATTTTAggttgttagatttttttttttttaatcagttgcaTGTGTCATGTGTTGGACTGTTTTCACCTGAACTAACAGAAAGGTTAGAATGGGATTTTTCAAACTGAAACATGGTTGCCTATTGCCAGTGCAGAGAATTGGGAatggtttgcatgttttttttttaccttctactTTCCGTTTTAactatttgttatttaaataacCAGAGAACACTGGGGAcagcagggtggtgcagtggttaccaTGCATCCCTTCCTTGGCAGCAAATTTCCATGCACATCTTTTGACAATATGACTCTGTGGCACTCGGTCTCTTGTGGGAGAAAAGCAGTCACAAAAAAATAGTTTACATTTTTGAGTTACAAAATTTTCAGTGACACATGAGAAGCCAAAGAACTTTTAAAAGATAATTTCTTGATCATAAGGTTGCTTCCTTTATTCTACTCAAGCAAAGGACTAGTCTTTGTAGACCTTTCTCTCTTTAAGGACTAGGCAAGTTTTATacatgtgtgggtgggtgtgtttagAATTGGGTCCCCCGGGGGGTTGTCAATGTCCTTTAATATCCATTTCTCACAATAAATTATCAAACCATAACACACGAGCAGAACTTGTTGAACACTGTTTACTTCTCACATATTGCATAAAATTCCATGGTAATTAACCATGTGGTAGGGCAAAATATCATAACGCTCCCCATCACCTTTTCTCCTCTCCGGGACTTTCAACTTTCTAACATTTTATCCTTTTAATATAAGGGAGACAGAATTTCTTCAATAAGGATACACTTTATTCTTTATGAAATCCCAATGTTTCCTTTTGTGCAACAGGATGGAAGAGACTTGTTAATACAATGGAGCTTATTTACCCTTCATGCTTCAGTCAGTAGAAAGGGAAAGACAGTTCTAGGTTGTAGTGTGTGGGAATATTCAAGTTTTCCTGGGGTAATGCTTACAAAGTACATCTTTAAAAAATACCCTTTCATTACCATTACCTCAAAATGGCAGAAATGAATCCAAACTCTCAAAATTGGGCAGAGACCGTGGTAGCAGAATCTCTGCAGCAGTATTAACACTTAACAGTACACTGTCTGTAGGACTGTAGAAGCACAGCTTTTTGTTATTCAAGAACCAGAAAGATGCATTGCTTCTGATTTTTCCAATGTGTGGGTATGGGGGCTAACTGGATATCTGTTCATAGtgataaaaaatattgcaaaccTATAGTATATTGACTCCCtccaacccaaaaaaaaaataaaaaaacacctctGATACTATCGCATTCAGATTCAATTATTCCCTTGTGCCGTATGCTCGGGACAAGTTCTCTAAACACTGTAGGGAATTTaaagagatttgaagatagaCAGATGAATTGTTGGACTGTAGACCATTAAATTGCTTTAATATAATGATCAATGCAAGCTAAATGTCCTAAATGTTTTCTTCTAAATATGTCACTGAGTTTGTTTTTATGACAGTTATAGTTTAGAGTGGTACtactgcattatttatttcacatttgtgTGTCCACATGCTTTGTTTTTCCTTATTTCATTTCTaacattttacatgtattttttaaaagtcaAATTAAGTGTAGCATGCTTAAGTAATGACTTCTGGGTTTTCAttacaattatattattttaaggatatttactttttaaatgactTTAATCTATCAACAAAATAGCTGTATTAAAGATGTTTTTTTATTCCCATCATTAGGTGAATGAGAGGATTCTGCATCGCCTTCATCAAGTTCAGAAGTTAACTAGGCAGTTGAAGAAGGAGAGACGGTGTGGTTACTTACATTCTTACTTGACTGCTTATCAGACACCAGTTTTATTCACTGTATAACCATATGCTTATCCAGTTTAGGATCTCAAGGAACTGGTGACTATTCCTTCAGCACTGGGGAAAAGGTGGAAACCTGTCCTCAGAATTAATATATAAACTAGCTTGCCtggttatctatatatatatatatatatatatatatatatatatatatatatatatatccatccatccattttccaacccgctgaatccgaacacagggtcacgggggtctgctggagccaatcccagccaacacagggcacaaggcaggaaacaatcctgggcagggtgccaacccaccgcaggacacacgcaaacacacccacacaccaagcacacactagggccaatttagaatcgccaatccacctaaccagcatgtctttggactgtgggaggaaaccggagcgcccggaggaaacccacgcagacacggggagaacatgcaaactccacgcagggaggacccgggaagcgaacccaggtccccagatctcccaactgcgaggcagcagcgctacccactgcgccaccgtgccgcccatatatatatatatatatatatatatatatatatatatatatatatatatatatatatatatatatatatatatatatatatatatatatatatatatatatatatccctgtgtgcgtccaggtgtccgtgtgtgggtgtcttctggtgaagtgcgcatgcgtggggcacagtgcgatgcgcgatattactgtcagagaaagttagaggcattttacggaaatacaaaccagtattactgcgagaggaaattaaaggtacacaatacagtgactcatattgcagccacatacaagccagtagatagatagatagatactttattaatcccaatgggaaattcacacacattCTGACAGTATTAcagtcagaggagattaaaggcatattaccgacgcgcacgcctgtattaccgccagagaaaattaaaggtatattacggacatacaagccagcggacgtacaagacggtatccttcaataagggcgcgcacaaaaaggcgagcctcaaaagggcgacctcagttgggcgcagcgaataaaggcgcgcgtaaataaagatctgcacctttgttgctcttcacatattccagagccatttgaactaaattatcgatgaacgcctttattcgccgcgctcaattgaggtcgcccttttgaagctcgactttttgtgcgcgcccttattgaatagagccgtacaagacagtattactgtcacagaaaattaaagacacacaatacatggcggaagcccacgaagaacggtcagctgagcaagtaaacatcaacgaaagaaagaaaaatacgaccaacaaaaagaatgaggtcaaagtcctttgccatttaatatagactgttactactaatgtttatgcactactgttctagcgcccgttattgttacgggctaaatgactagtatacaaTGTatctacaaaaggaaaaaaaacttaaaaacttgGGTAGTTAGTGCCAATGTGGAATTTGCACAAACTATGAATCGGACTTAAGTATGGAGTTTTGAGGTGTTATGCTTAATTTGTAATGTACTTGAGCTCTGACACCCAAAGCCTCTAAACCCATAATTCTGAATATTTTGTCCATAGCaaagtttttatatttatatatatatatatatatatatatatatatatatagtgtgtgcgACTGGACACTGCagcaaattgtctttttatgttcACGTTTTTTTACTCTATGTTGGAAAAAACCAGTTATGTGTTAGGTATGTACAcctacaccatatgaaaactgaatgtagcatCTTGTCAGTCAGTTTATGGCTTACAGCACAGCAAGTATGACTGTGCTAAAGCTTGGCTAAGATACACCTCACATGTGGCCAGTTCGCTGGGAAGTGACTACAGGTAGCCAATGGAAAGTGATGAATAACCAAAAAAATCGTTTAGTGAAAATACCCAGAATTGGACTTCTTAAAAGGGTCTGAACATCATATTCCTCACTTTTGAGGTTTGATATGTTTGTCATATCAACACACGTTGCAATAACAGCTCTGTGATTAGAATTATACtcgagtcatcatttagctagtTTTTCTGCATTTCCATGCTTGATCATGGGTGTCCGCAAGATATCTCATGTGTATATACAAATATTCCAAGATAGAAAAATTTCTGAAATCCAAAATACTTTTGTTCCCAGGCATTTCTGGTTAGGGATAGTCAACCTGTAATACAATAGTGAGTAAGACTTTATGGCtcattattgaatgttgatattaatgtcttcctttcattttgattttttaagtAATAGGAACACTGTCATAATCATTGATGACAAAGATGATTACTGGCCACAGatgaaaaagtgaattaaaagatTAGTAACAACTTTTAGTGGTTCCCAAGTTTAAGCCCTAGAgacctctgtggctgcaggctcttgACCCAACCAATTTCATAATGGGTGTATTTATCTAATTGTTTTGTGAGTTGTCATTTTTTACTCTtattatgagagagagagagagagagagaggttaggagcacatgctgatacagcgcattgctgcacccaccacacgacaaaccaactcaggatccagattaggatccaagtgcagccatgcaacgggtgacacctcagcaccacactagttcagatggagtggaaccagtgtgaggtttttttttgaacttttgaaataTGTGCATTTTTGTCTATACATTAAGCACTTAAGTTTgcattgccattttcttttttaataatgtttgctGCCTTAATTGTATTCAGCTGTTGGCAAATTTGAATTCTGTGCTATTTTCATTTGTGTGCTCATTAAGAAATGCTTCTTATAAATTATCAAGAAAGGAGAAAATAGCAGTAATTGCTCCTGTATAGCATTCTGTGTTATTTGCCTTGTGTGCAGTGCTCATTTATAATCAACCACATTTGGATACAGTTAAGTTGCCAAATGGTAAAGTGTAAAGAAAACCGCAAATGAAATTAAACAGAAGCATGTAAAGTTATGGTAACGTATACATATAAGTTTGAATTTCTCCTGAATATTTTTGGGCCAAATAACTAAGCAATGATATGAATTTGTTTGAACAAAACTAGCAGCCATGCAGGAAGACGTCAACCTGAAAACCACTGGCTTATGATTACAAATCatcataattattaaaaatgactaATAGAAAAGCCATGATTGAAATACTAAGGCACATAAGGCATCTCTTTTGTTGACAGGTGAGTCATTCCAGAGTTCAGAGGTATTATAGCTAAAGGCTTTGCCTCCTGAAGTACTTCACTTTATTCTTGGTATTTGAGGGACTCCGAATTGCCTTGTTATTACGatgaacattttgaaataaagccATTAATAAATTATGTCATGAAAGGGGATGGACATATTAAATGGGTTAAtgctgtacttgtattttaaaaagGATGATTTTAACAACAGCTGTAAATTTAACTGAAAGCTATTAACCAGATTTAAGAACTACAGTTGCATGGTTTTGTTTCCCGTCTTGTTTGTGAACTTTgctgcatttttactttctcaaatATGTAGTATAGAGAGAGTGtaggaattgtgaaaaaaatcagccttaagattttgatgaatcttgacattttagacttttctgagtccaaaaataccatttttgaaattatttatctGTGTGAAAACATTTTGACCTGGCCAATGAGATTTTGACCACccgctttatatcaaaaataaggaatcctatgaACAAGCCATTTCTGGCAACCGGAAGTGCTACTTTTAACTGGATACTTTgtcaaattttcaagtaaacctATGGTTGTAATTAC is a genomic window containing:
- the ndufa3 gene encoding NADH dehydrogenase [ubiquinone] 1 alpha subcomplex subunit 3, with translation MAGRIASFLKNAWAKEPVITVSFAIGGLAVIFPLISPYTKYSKMINDVMPYNYPVPVRDDGNMPDIPSHPADPVGPNLEWLKKL